The sequence below is a genomic window from Candidatus Sungiibacteriota bacterium.
GGGCAGCGCTCTACCGCTGAGCTAACCCGGCAAACAAAAACAACTTTAGTCTATACTAATTTTTTAATTACTTCAAACTTATGAAATAGTCTTGTATTAGCTACGGATACCTAAAAGAACATCCCATATTTACAAGAGTTAACTGTTGTGGTATATTATAATCAGCCGGACGGCACCAAGGAGGTGTTCTTTGAATAAGTTTTCTAGTCTTTCGCCGAACATAATATGGGTTGGAGAAGAGGTAGGAGATAGGGAAAAATGGAAAATGCCAGCAGATTGTTTTGAGAAAGAGCTTGGACCGCTCTTTACTCAAATCTATCCCCAACAACCAATTGGTTTTCTACGAGATAGCGGGTATGACCCAATTATCATTGGCTACGTTCATGAAGACGCTAAGGCCCTAAACCTTGTCAAAAAGACCCTTGAGAAATTAAAAGCAGATCAGCCGCAGGGTACTGCAGCTGTAGAGATACTTCCCGTGGAAGGGTTGGACTGTATCATGGCTTTTCATGGTGCCGCTAAAGAGTTCAGAGAGCGCGGAACAATTGAGGGGAAAATACCCAAAGAAGAAGTGATAGCGAGGTTAGAAACCTTCAGAGACCAGCTACTTCAAACCTGGGGCGCAGTGACGCTATGGCTTTTGGAAAACGGATTTCGGGTAATAAATATTGAGCACCCAAATGCGCTGGAATGGGTGCTTAAAAACAAAAATAATCCAAGATTGGTTACCAAAGAATTTGTAGGAATACCTTGGAGCGAGTTCCATCAGTTCTATACCACCATTCGGAGAGATATCTTCGGTTTGAGTATACTAAGAAGAGAAAGACCAGAAATTATATTTGTAGGTTTATCTCACGCCATTAAATACGATCTGCTGCTGGGGAGAAACGGCGAGAGAAGTTACTATTTTCTTGATTACCAATTCCTCCAACACTTACTACCCTCGGGAATGGAAACAATTCTTTTGTGGTTGAAGGCAGCCCATGAACTATATCTCAGAGAAGGTTGGTAATTCAAAAATTAACCGCGTGGTTCGCCACTGCGGTTTTTTGATTTAGTGATTTTTGGGATGATTGTTTCTCCGAGTTCTTTGGCGGTATTCAATCCAAAAATCCAAAAAACTAATATCTAAAGAATAACTAATTTTTATGAAAATTGCAACGATTTCATTTATATAAAAAGTACGAGCCCCGTGCAGAAACGTGTTCCGCAAAGGGCTCGTGATGGTGAAATGACGGGAACGCAGTCCCTATCACATGAATAGATGGACAACCCATCCGACAGCGATGGCGAGCACGGGCTTGATGACTTCGTAAATGAGAAGTTCCTTTGCTTCATCCTTGTCCCGGGGAATGTGCTGTTGCGTCAGGAAACTGATGACGATCCCGACGCCAATGGCCTGCACCAATGAGATCACTGGAAGGCCGAGTGTAGGAACCATGAACCATCCCCACAACAGCTTCAGCGCCACACCGCTCAGCAGGTACGCCACGATGGCGTTAAGGGCAATCACCATCTTGCACCTCCTCAAGGTACTGTATTCTCTACGGCACAATTACCGCAGAGATTACCGGTTTTTCAGGAGTCCGATAATGCTTTTAGTATAGCATATTAGGAGCTATAAGTCAAGCAAACAAAAAAATCAGCATTTCTGCTGTTTCTTGGCCTAAATCTTATAAATTCTATGATTAAAAGTTTTTCTTTTCTTCTTTCAAAATCGCCAATTCGTTTTTCTTGTCCGCCAAAGGCGGATCTGCCTTTGGCATGAGGCGGCTTAATTAGTTCTTTGCCAACTTTCGCCAGCGTTTGAACTTCGATAGATTATACCATCTTCACTAGAAACAGTAAGTTCTTCAGAATTTTTAGAATTGATGGCAATAGCAGTAATCTTGATACCATTAAGACCGTCGAGTTTTTTCCAGTTTTGTCCAGCATCAGTTGTTTTCCAAGCCCCAGCTTGCGTGCCCGCATACATAATAGTTAAATCTTTATGAAGAGTGGCGAGCGTATAAACTGTTGTGTTGTCAAAAACATTCGTTGTTTTTGTCCAGCCGCAAAAACAACTAAAAGATTGGGAAACGCCGTCAGCCGTTCCCGCCAAGAGGAGACCCCAATTATCCCAGCCCATAGATTTATCCATCGAAGTTTGTACCGCCATGTATACAAACGACCTTACCCCGGGATTCTCTGGTCCGTCATCCATACGCTTCCACGAAACGCCGCCGTCTTTACTTTTGAACACCCCATTATCAACAGAGTAGGCAAAAAGTAAATCGGGATTACGTTGATTAACCGTCAAGCCATGAATATCCGTACCCTTTATTCCCTCATCAGAACGCATCCAGGTAATACCATCGTCAATACTTTTTATGACACCTAAATCATGCCCACCGGCAAAAATTGTTTTCTGGTTTCGGGGGTCAACCACAATACTCATCCAATCATCAGCGTTGATACTTCCTTTTACCGAAACCTTTTGCCAAGTTTTGCCGTCATTGTTGCTCTTGAATAGTCCGCCATGTGTTCCTAAAAGTAGATTTCCCCTTGAGTCATAGGTAATGGCATGGATATGTTGAGCCACGGGTATTACAGAATTACTAGAACCACTTTTATCACTATGAGACATTACGGTTTTCTTGGCCGAAATATCCCCTAGAGTATTGGTAGACTTATTACTTATTCCCAAAAAATAACCAACGGCTATGGCACCAATAATAAAAACCGGAATTAATAGTTTATTATTCATAAAATTGCGATTAGGGGTTTTTCTTTTATTCTTTCCGTACTGGTGCGCGGGAGAGGACTTGCCTACAATTCTCGCCGGCTTCCGCCGGCTCGGTCGCAGGCCGCCCCTCGCGGTTTTGCTCGCCAACTGCTCGCAAAACATCCCTGCGGTCTTCAAATTCTCACGCAACGCACGCAGGTGCGTTGCTTCCCTGCTCATTCGCTTCGCTCATTGCGCGGGAGAGGATTTGAACCCCGCACTAAAATTTGCACCGGCTCCACCGAAAACAAAAGTGCAAATTTAGTGGCGGGGCATACCTCCACGCCTTAATGCCCAGGGCGGGATTTGAACCCGCACGGCCTTACGGCCACTAGGCCCTCAACCTAGATCGTCTACCAAGTTCCGACACCTGGGCAAAATTATTGAGGCCCAACCTCCGTGGACGATGCCGCTTCTTCCGGGGTCGCCACGGCCTCTGTTTCTTTTTCCTTCCAAATCTGGCCCATTTTCCTGCGCACCTCGCGCGCTGCTTTCTCGCGGATATAATATAGTTTTGCCCGCCGCACTTTGGAACGACGCAAAACTTCAATCTTAGAGATGGTTGGCGCATGAACCGGGAAAACCCTCTCCACGCCAATGCCGTCCACCACCTTGCGGACGGTAAAAGTTGCCGTAATTCCGCGGCCATGTTTTTTAGCGATCACCAAACCCTCAAAAGACGTCAGACGCTCTTTATCTCCTTCTTTGATTTTTTGAACCACACGCACGGTATCGCCCGAGCGGATTTCGGGAAGATCAGAACGAAGATAAGTTTTTTCAATTGCAGTCGTGCTCATACGGCACATGATATCAAAAAACCCGGCGCAACGCAACGGTAAAATCTTGCGGTACGTCTGCTTCAAAATGTAATCTTCGCCCTTCGGGAAAACTAAAGGAGAGAGATCGCGCATGCAGCATCTGGCGATCCGCCCCATCCGGACAACAAACATTTTTACCCCCGTAAATTTTATCGCAGACCACAGGATGACCAATGGCTTTTAAATGCACTCGCAACTGGTGCATACGGCCGGTCTTGGGACTCAACTCCACTAACGAATAATGCTTTCCAAATTTTAAAACCTTATACTCTGTAACCGCCTCTCGCGCCCCACGTATTTTTCTTTTATTCTCCTCTACTCCACGCTTCAGGGGATTTTTTATTACACGGCCAATAGGCAAAGAAATTACTCCCCGTCTTTCTTTGGGTCGTCCGCAAACAATGGCCCAATAAAGCTTTTCAACCAGTCGCTTCTGAAAAAGTTCCTTAAGTTTTTCAAAACTTTTCTGATTTCGCGAAACGACCATAACGCCGGAAGTATCCTTATCCAAACGGTGCACGATACCGGGACGCATTTTGGGATCGTCGCCTACTGCTTTAACTTCGGGGAATTTCTCCAACAAAAAATCGACCACCGTAGGGCCGGATACAGAACTACCGGGGTGAACTGAAATTCCCGGTGGCTTATTTAAGACGATGACGTCCTTATCCAAATAAATTGTCTGTATCTGCACATTACTTAGTCCTGCTGAAGTAATTTTCTTTGACAAGGATAAACCGAAGTACTCCTTGGGTTAACTGACGTATAACAAGCGCCAATAATACAACCACCCCAACACCCAAAACTTTGGCCGCCACTGTTGCATGCGTAAAGGCGGAGGTTAAAAAGACGAAGATCTCAGTGGGATTGGTAAAAAATACCCTAAGTGCGTTCTCTAAAATTCTCTGTACAAAGACAAACCGGCCCAGATAGTAAAGCAGGAGGGAAAAGACGACAATCTCAGCGACGAGCACTGGTAAAAACTTTCGCAGCAGCCAGACGCGATAAATTTTTTGTACGACCTGTCCCCGAAAATTAGGCGGGGCCGCAAATGGTGTTCCGTTCATGGTTTAGTTTGGATTATCTTTTAATCTTTTAAAAAGTTTTTTGGCCCTGAAAAGCCGCATTTTCAAGGTTGGTATAGAAATCTTTTCCTCTTGGGCTATGGTTTTATAAGATTTATCCTGCAGATAGTAACTTGCCAGAACCGTGCGAAGGTGCTCGGGCATTTTATTTAGAACGCTCGCAACCACGGCCTTGGCATCAACGGCAAAAGATAATCGCGTATCAGCCGGTTCCGTATCTCCAATATCCTGAAAAAGAGCCGGATCTTCAACCAAAAATTCTCCCCGTTTAAGCTTCCGATAATGGGTAATGGCGGTATTGATCGTCACCTTGTAAGCCCAGGACTTAAACTCAATTCCCTCCAGTTTCTCAAATTTATCCGCGTTTTTATACATTTTTACAAATGCCTCCTGCACGATATCTTCAGCCTCTTCCCGGCCCCTTACCACACGCCAAGCCGCTCGCATCAACGGCTCCTGATATTTCTCTACAAGTATTTCAAAAACAGCCGGCTCTTTCTGCGCCATCCGCAAAATTTCTTCATCCTTCAGCTCCTCAATCCCCTCGCCGGAATCTTCTTGGAGATACGATTTTGCCATGCACTAAAAAAGACCTCCTACATATATTAATAACCCCTGTCATAACATAGAAAGTCTCATCAGCCACCGTACAACATACAAAAAAAATACGCAATATTGACAAAATCTAATTAAATTGCGGAACAAAACACTTCCTATTCTTTTAACTGTATCTCTTAGCGACAATATTGTAGGCCTCCCTAAAGGGGACCCCTTTTCTGACTAACCCATACACTTCTTTTGTGGCAAAAACATCTTGCGTCAAAGCTTTTTCACAATTTTCTCTGCTAACTTTCAGCTCTTTAAATAACAAAGCCATTACGCTTAAGCTTTCAGTTACCGCTTCTAACCCCTCCATTACCGGCTTTTTGGTTAGCTGCAAATCTCGGTGGTAACCCGAAATTAAATTTCCTATTATGCTTTTAACCTGAAACTCATAGGACGTCACAACATGATATTTGGCCCGCAAAAGCTCCAAAAGGTCAGGATTTTTCTTCTGCGGCATAATGGAGCTGCCGGTACAAAATTCTTTCGGCAGTTCAAAATAACCAAACTCGGGCATACTAAAGATTATCAGGTCGGAAGCGATTTTATTAAGGTCAAGCATAACTTGGCCAAGCGCGTGAAGAAATGTTGCCTCAAATTTCCCCCTACTGTTCTGGGTATAAATAGGGTTTTTCTGGACTGTTTCAAAACCCAAAAGTTCCGCAGAATATTTTCTGTCAATTCTTAACGGCACGCCATAGCCCGCGCCCGTCCCAAGCGGCGACTGATCAATCAACCGTAACGCCAAATCAACTAACTTGATATTGTCTCCCATGGAATCAATAAAGGCATTTCCCCAAAGACTTATGGAAGACGGCATGGCTTTTCTGGTATGCGTATACCCCGGCAATTTTATTTTGCCGTACTTTTTAGTAAATTTTTTTACGGCAGTAACTAATTCGTTCGTTAACCCCTTACAATTATTTAACCTGTCTTTGTAATATAACCGCAGAGTAGTAAGTATCTGGTCATTTCTTGAACGAGCGGTGTGGATTTTCTTTCCCAAGTCGCCCAATTTATGAACTAAGCGGTTTTCAATCGCGGTATGACAGTCCTCCTGTTCTTTCAAAATTTTAAACCTTCCTCTTTGGTCTAACTTTATAATACTCTTTAGTTCCTCAACCAACTTCTGCACTTCTTTGGTTTTTAAAAGACCGACTTTCCCAAGCATTTTTGCGTGAGCAATAGAAACCAAACAGTCGTAGTAAACTAATTTTTGGTCCAGCAGATAATCGTCGCCAACGGTAAAATTTTCTATTTGCTTGTTCAATTTGTATCCCTTTTCCCAAAGTTTCATAAATTTATGATATTAAGCCGTGGGGCAATACAGTTACTTTGACTCGATGGAGAATGTCTGGACAGGTGGCAAACTTTTATGAGGGGGTTGTATGAAGTGATGTTGATTCTTAATCTTTCTTCAGCAGAAACCTTCTTCTCTAGATCAACCATTCCCACTGGATTCTCCAATCCTTTCTAGGAAACATATTGAGATTGGAGGCTATTTTGGTATCCCTTGGGGAATCAAATTTGATACTCATTGAGAACCGATTGGCTTTCTTATACTTCTGATTTTTTCCGAGAGATAGTCTCATAATGAATGCAAATGCAATGTCTTCGAGCAAGGGCAATTTATTTCGAATCTGGTGTAACTCGTCACGATCAATAAGATTGAAGTTTCCATGTGCCAAATCATTTCGGAGACGATAAATTGACTTTCCCTCACTACTGTCGAAAAAGCCTTTGGTAAATTCATGATCTTCACCAAAGACTTTCGCTAACGCCAGCTCCGTTTTAGCCCGTAGACTTCTAATGCATTGAGAATAGGAGCCAGTTACAAAACCAGATGGATCAGCTTGATATAGCGCATCGTGCAACCTTCGAATGCATTCAGCGGTACATTGTTTTCTCTCACTTGCACTCGGAACCTCAATACCGAATTCCTTGCTAGCGTCCAACATTCCGTCAACGAAGACAATGGCGAGGCTCTCAACCGCAATGTAGTAATTCATGAATTGCGTAGATTCATTCGTAGCGCTTCTTCCTGTTGTGTACCAGCTTATTGCTGTATCAATAAAAGCAGCGTCAGCAGTTTTGAGCCCAAGCATGTATTGTCTAAGCTCTTCAAAGTCTTCATCAGATAAATCGCTTTTTCCGTGTCCAGCACCATACACGTCATATTTCTGAAACCAAATAGCTTTTGCCCTTATGCGAAAGGCCATTCGATTCACCAGTACACCAATCACATCCAGAGCATCTCTTATTGTTTCAATCTCATGGTCTAGCAGGTATGCAGTACCATCATATACTACAGTATTGTAACCATGACTATTTGGTGGAACGGGCATCGCGATCTTGTGAAGTTCGATTTTCAGCTTTCCGACGGTTGTAGTGATGAAGTCGTTTGGGATTTCAAAATTAGTTACGACGACAAATTCTATAACTTGATGAGATGTAATGGCTATATAAAAGAGGCATCCATCAATACGCTTATCCTTTTCGTTCTTACATAGCTCTCTTACCTCTCTTTGTATGGGACTTGAATCCCCAACGTAAATAAGCGGCTTCCATTCACCAATGGTATTATACCTGCCGTCTATCGGCTTAAAATTAAGTAACATAGCTAAAAACGAAACAAGTTAATATACGATGGCACAAGTTGATATATGGACCTAGCGAGAATCGAACTCGCGACTAGTCGATGCCATCGACTTATTTTACCACTAAACTATAGGCCCTTTAATTTTTTGATTATATTTTTAATTTTTGCCCCCACCAGGAATCGGACCTGGATCTAGAGCTTAGGAGTCTCTCGTTCTTTCCATTGAACTATGGGGGCATGTTCTGTCCGCTCCGACGCCCTGCGGGGTCGGAGCCCCGACCTCCGACGTAAAACCGGAGCGTCGGGGTTGAACTATGGGGGCTCTTGCTTATACTTTCTCAAGCATGTTACCATAATTTTATGGCTTCCTCAAACTACGAAGAACAAATTATAGGAACAACTAAAAAAGTAATGCCGGCGGTGGTGAGTATTATGGTGGGAAAGGATTACGAAGAACTGCTAAAAGAGCATCCGTATGAACTTATGGTGCCGCACGGCGACCACCTTGACCTTCCTCCTCCCGAGGAAGAACTGCCCCACACCCAAGGCGGCAAAATACGGATAGGCGGAGGTTCAGGATTTCTTGTTGACTCTTCCGGCCTTATTGTTACCAACAAACACGTTGTTCAGGACAAAAACGCGGAATATCTCATAACTGTTGACCGTGAAGGAGACGAGGATGAAACATTCACGGCCAAGGTTCTCGCGCGCGACCCCTTAAATGATGTTGCCATTTTAAAAATTGAAGGCAAGAATCTTCCAACTATTCCCTTGGGGGATTCCGGAAAAATCCAACTGGGACAGACAGTACTCGCGGTGGGAACTGCCTTGGGAGAATTCCAAAACACAGTTTCGGCGGGGATTGTTTCCGGTCTTTCGCGATTTATCACTGCCATCACAGACATGGAAGGACACTCACAGCGTCTCGGCGGTCTAATACAGACCGATGCGGCCATTAACCCCGGAAACTCGGGAGGGCCGCTCGTAAATCTTCAGAGCGAAGCAATAGGTATTAACGCCGCCGTAGTTTTTGGCGCGCAAAATATCGGCTTTGCAATACCTATAAACAAGGCCCGACGCGACTTAGAAGAATTAAAAAAATACGGCAGGATACGCCGACCGTTTCTTGGTATACGTTATATCTTATTAAACCCTGCTATACAAAAACGCTTCCGCCTTCCGGTAGCGCAGGGCGCGCTGGTTCTGCGGGAAGGTATGCCGGGTAAACCGGCTGTTGTCCTCGGCTCCTCGGCCCACAAAGCCGGCATTCAGGAAAAAGACGTTTTATTGGAAATAAACGAAACCGCTATAGGAGAAAAGAAGGGGGTGGAAGAAATACTGGAAAATCTTGAGCTTGGTAAAAAAATTCCCGTAAAAATACTGCGGGATGGGAAAGAAGAACTACTTACGCTTGTTACGGAAGAAAATCTTTAATACCGGCTATCTGCCAAGAGCGCTCTGTATTTTTTCTACAATCTCTTCAAGCGAAAAGTTGGTCTTCACGAGATAATCAAGAGCTCCGAGGCGTTTTGCCTCTTCAACATCTGACCATTCCGCCAAGTTGGAAAGCACAATAACTTTTGTTCCCGGCCCACCCGGCTGGCGGCGAATAGTCCGCAGGGTATCAAAACCGTTTTGATCAGGAAGGAGAATATCCAAAAGTATCAAATCCGGTTTCACCTCCGGAAATTTTTTAATTCCTTCAACTCCTGTCTTGGCCGTAACAACCTCAAAACCGGCTTCCTGCAATTCATGAACCAAAAGACCCACCATAAAGACATCATCTTCTATTAATAGGATTTTTTTATTTTCAGTCATAACCTGATAATACCAGTAAAAATAGTTGACGGTCTATAGTCTACAAAGATTTTCTATAGCTGGGTGTCCAGAGGGAATCGAACCCTCGTAGCCGCCTCCACAGGGCGGAGCTCTACCACTAAGCTATGGACACCGTAAGTCTTTCCTTCTCCGTATTGTAATGATGAACCAGAAAATGGCAATTGTGGCACAACCAACACAAGTTTTTCAGCTTATTATTTTTACGGTTTTGGTCAAAGTGATGAACTACTAGGACCTGTAAATCTCTTTGACAACATAATCTACAAACCGGCGGAATCCTACTGCGCAGCAGCATATTTTTATACGCATTTTCTCCGTGCCGCCAGTTGGCATGACTTGATCCGGTAAAAGTTGAGTGTCTCCACTTCAGTTGACAAGCCCTACTGCAAAAATACTTTTTACTTTTAGACCTATTAAGAAATCTCTTTTGCCTATAAATCTTTTTTCGGCACAGAAAACAGGCCACAATTCTTCCATTCTTTCTGCTCCGACGCTCGCATACCAATGAGCAGTATTTACCCCATCCCTTCTTAAGCCAGTGCGGTTTGGCATAAAAAGGCTTTTTACACAGCCTACAATTTACTTGCGGCACGATTGATTACGTTTAGTATTGTATTACGATGAAGCACAGTGTGACAATTATGGCAGAGCCACATTAAATTACTTATCCTATTATTCAGGTGATTACGGTCTTTATGGTGCACGACCAGTACACGTTTGTCAGTAATCTTGCAGAAACTGCATACTTCTTCTTTTGATGCTCGTCTCAAAAAGGCGCGGTAGGAGCCGCTAGAAAAACCGCCCCTCCAGTTTAAATGCCTTGGTCCGATGTACTGCAGCGTATTACGCCAGATTGTTTGACACGATTTGTTACAAAAATATTTCTTGCTTTTTGATTTTTGTAAATCCGCCCTTGATCTATAAATTGATTTTCCGCACAAAAAGCACGCAAGTATTTTTCCTGTTTTCTGCCCCTCGTTTTTACACTTCAGTGAACAGTACTTGCCCCAGCCGGCCCTTCTAAAGGAGGGTCGCACATAGAATCTGGATTTACAAACCCTACACCGAGTAGCCTGCATGTAACTATAGTATAGACGCAAAGAATGAAAATGGCAAACAGGGGGCTTCAGGTTATCCACAACCTCTCGTGATAACAAAGGGGATTACGGGAATTTGTAAAATATAGCTTTGGGTGGTATCATCTCCTATATGGCAAAACCAAAAACTGATAAAAATAAAGAGGCGTCAAAAGCGAAAAAAATCAAACCGGAACTGCCGGGCGGATTTCGCGACTTCGGACCGGCCGAGGCCATAATCAAACAGCGGTTGATTGAGCGTCTGCGAAAAACTTTTGAGGACTTTGGTTTTGACCCCATAGAAACTCCGGCGGTGGAACGAACAGAAATACTTACCGGCGGCGAAAAAGAATCGCAGAAAATTATCTTTAACGTAAAAGGGTCAAAGGAGAAAAAATCGGATATGTCGCTTCGGTTTGACCTTACTGTTCCTTTGGCGCGCTTTTTGGCGGCCAATCCGGAAACCCCCAAACCCTTTCGCCGTTACCAAATTGGTCGCGCGTGGCGCGGCGAATCGCCCCAAGCCGGCCGTTACCGCGAATTTACCCAAGCCGATATTGATATTGTCGGCTCCTCTTCTATGGAAGCGGATTCAGAAATTACTGCCCTTGTTTATCAGATTTTTAAAAATCTTGGTATTAAACGATTCGTTATCAAAATCAACAACCGCAAAATTTTAAACGGCCTTCCGCAACTTGCCGGCTTTCCCGAAAAAAAACTCCTGGAGACCCTGCGTATTATAGACAAAAAAGATAAAATCGGCGAGGCGGCGGTCAAAAAAGAACTGACAAAACTATTAAAAAAGAAAGCCGCCGAAAAAGTGGAAGAGTTCATCGGGCTTTCCGGCGACACCAAAAATAAACTTATGCGCGCTCGCGAACTTTTTCGTGAAAATAAAGAAGCTGCGGAGGGGGTGGACGAACTCGTGGAGATAGCAAGAAATCTTAATGCTTCCGGCGTTGACCCCAACAACTGGAAAATTGATTTTTCCACTGTCCGGGGACTGGATTATTACACCGGCCCTGTTTTTGAGACAGTGCTTCTTGCGACTCCGGAATACGGAAGCGTAGCCTCGGGCGGACGATATGACAACCTTATGATCCCTTTCACTGGTCAGAAAATTCCAGCCGTAGGGATTTCTATAGGAGTAGATCGCTTTCTTGCGGCCTTGGATAAATTGGGGCTCCTGAAAAAGAGGCCAACCAGGGTGAAAATATTGATCCTGAATCTTGGCCCTGAATTTAGACCCGAATACTTCTCGTTTGCCAAAAATCTGCGTGGAGCAAACTTAAATACGGAACTTTATGTGGGAGACGACCGCTCTTTTCAAGCCCAACTGGCTTACGCTGTAAAAAAAGAAATCCCGTATGTTTTGATCTACGGAGATCAGGACAGAAAAAAAGGCGTGGTGACCATCAGGAATCTCGTTACGCGCGAGCAAAAAGAAATCCCCAAAGGAAATATCCTGCTGTATTTCAAAAAATAACCGCTTCCCGCAAATTCTCAGCCAGAGGCTGATTCGCCTTTGACGGAAAATAGGGTTCGAGTCCCGATGGCAAGCCACCGAGGATCCTCGACAAAGTCGGGATCGGTGTTTTTCTCTGGGTTTTTCTATTGTTCCTATACTTTAACTTCTGCGGCGATAGTCGCCTCTTTCCTTTTTCATAAAAATATCGGCGATCTCGGACGCAACGAGATACGTCTCATGGGAGACGAAACATCTTTTTAACTCGCGATATGGACAGTAATTTTTGATTCTTCGGGTCAGCCAGCGCTTCGGCCAATCATGCCGTATCTTTTAGGTACTCATCCATTTCCTCTGCCGTGGAAAAAGCCGGGGAGATATTTTTCCAATTACGAAAGTCTTTACTGGCCCGACGGAGAAGCTCTGCGGTTTTTTTATTGGGTCGCAGCGGTACGAAAAAATTTACCCGCGGTTCGCGGCCTAACTGTTTGAGGTACACGTTAACTATGGTGCTAAGCGGTATACCGAGCTCTTTGGCCACTTTCTGCGCCCGCTTCTTCACGTCTACGTCGGCCTTTATACTGATTAGGGTTTTCATACATCTATAGTATATACAACGGTCGTTATGTGTTAAGCCGCAAGCGGCCGCATTGTTTTTCTAAAACTTCCGCCCAGAGGGACTTGGACCCCCAACCTTCTCCTTAGAACGGAGTTGCTCTGTCCATTGAGCTATGGGCGGACTTTCAAAATTATAATCTATTTTTTAGTATTTGTCACCTTTAAAAGCTCATTAAATTTTTTATCGCGCTCATCCAGAATATTAATAACTTCTTCCAGCCCGTCCTTGGTCAATATTTGAGTGGCCGCGGTAACTTCTTCCGGTACCTGCGGAACAAAAACCGTGCGATAAAAAATATAGCCGTCCAAAAGTACTAAAATCAAAGAGAGAGCCATAAGTATCAAAACCCACGCAAAAATAACGTTGTCTTCGCTTAAATTACGTGGTCCCAACAAGGGTATTTTATTTTTAAAACTTGGGAGAACTCTCATAAATCTATAGCGCCCTTACGCTTATTAACAAAATAATACGGCTTGCGGGTCCAATCGTTTTACTTGATGCTGTTGTTTCGCGGCCCAGTTTTTGAAATATAAGTTCCTCTGGACGAATTTCAAACGGCGCAAGCTCAAGCAGTCTCAAGTATTGACGCGTGCTACTTTCGCTCCCATCAATAGTAACGCGGAAAAATAGAGCTTTCCCCTTGCTTTTTATCTCATCAAAATCAAGGGCCATGAGATTATTGGTCTTTTTGGCCATGCCCTCCAGAAATTCTATAAAAGCAACCGGCCGTTCGCGATCAACCG
It includes:
- a CDS encoding type II toxin-antitoxin system RelB/DinJ family antitoxin — its product is MKTLISIKADVDVKKRAQKVAKELGIPLSTIVNVYLKQLGREPRVNFFVPLRPNKKTAELLRRASKDFRNWKNISPAFSTAEEMDEYLKDTA